The proteins below come from a single candidate division KSB1 bacterium genomic window:
- a CDS encoding DUF5009 domain-containing protein, which yields MSTPVAFGPDTRHTSVPPMLDGGRILPLDALRGLAILLMVLSGVIPYGVLPAWMYHAQLPPPSHTFDPTRAGLTWVDLVFPLFLFSMGAAIPLALTRRLAKRPPLLKVLLGIAERGFLLAFFAIFLRHVRPHVLNPRPTAGTWGIALAGFGVMFLLFTRLPARWSWWQKRLVRGLGWSAAVALLATLRYPDGSGFSLQRSDIILLVLANVAVSGSLIWLLTRNHLLLRLGVLGVLLALRLASAEPGWVKWLWQATPAPWLYKLYYHQYLFVVIPGTIAGDLCVRWAEGLQKGSARDGTWGIPRSAGLVGTALGLVVVALVGLQARWLWQTTLLSLALSGGALHLSRRASSEHEVLVKRLLLWGTYWLVLGLVFEPYEGGIKKDHSTLSYYFLTTGLASFLLTVFIVIIHMWRGRRLVQLLVENGQNPMLAYVGVANAIWPVFGLTRVDRLLTAITTSPWLGFLRGVGYTLLLALMVGWLTRRRVFWRT from the coding sequence ATGAGCACACCCGTTGCCTTTGGCCCCGACACAAGGCACACGTCGGTGCCCCCCATGCTGGATGGCGGGCGCATCTTGCCTTTGGACGCGCTCCGCGGTCTTGCTATTTTGCTCATGGTGTTGTCCGGAGTTATCCCGTACGGCGTGCTGCCGGCTTGGATGTACCACGCACAACTCCCGCCTCCCTCCCACACTTTTGACCCCACCCGCGCGGGCTTGACGTGGGTGGACCTCGTGTTCCCGCTTTTTCTTTTTTCCATGGGAGCGGCCATCCCCCTGGCCTTGACGCGTCGCTTAGCAAAGAGGCCGCCGCTGTTAAAGGTGCTACTTGGCATAGCGGAACGTGGCTTTTTGTTGGCGTTTTTCGCCATCTTCCTTCGGCACGTCCGCCCCCATGTCCTGAACCCCCGTCCGACCGCCGGTACGTGGGGCATTGCCCTCGCGGGATTTGGGGTTATGTTCCTTCTTTTCACAAGACTTCCGGCGCGCTGGTCGTGGTGGCAGAAGCGCCTTGTCAGAGGCTTGGGCTGGTCAGCTGCGGTGGCACTCTTGGCCACGCTCCGTTACCCGGATGGGAGTGGGTTCTCTCTTCAGCGCAGCGACATCATTCTCCTTGTCCTTGCCAATGTGGCGGTGTCGGGCTCGCTTATCTGGTTGCTCACGCGCAATCATCTCCTTCTCCGGCTGGGGGTCCTTGGCGTCCTGCTGGCCCTCCGTCTGGCCTCGGCAGAGCCTGGATGGGTCAAGTGGTTATGGCAGGCAACACCAGCACCCTGGCTCTACAAGCTGTACTACCATCAGTACCTTTTTGTCGTTATTCCAGGCACAATAGCCGGCGACCTATGTGTCCGATGGGCAGAAGGGTTGCAGAAGGGGTCCGCCCGCGACGGCACGTGGGGAATCCCCCGCAGCGCTGGTCTGGTGGGAACAGCCCTCGGCCTGGTCGTTGTGGCACTGGTGGGGCTACAGGCCCGGTGGCTCTGGCAAACGACCCTCCTCAGTCTTGCGCTGTCCGGTGGAGCTCTCCATCTAAGCCGAAGGGCTTCTTCCGAGCATGAAGTGCTCGTCAAGCGGCTTCTCCTATGGGGAACCTACTGGTTGGTCCTTGGGCTGGTGTTCGAGCCGTATGAAGGAGGAATAAAGAAGGACCACTCCACGCTCAGCTACTACTTTCTCACCACAGGGCTGGCCTCCTTCTTGTTGACCGTCTTTATTGTCATCATTCACATGTGGCGCGGACGGCGCCTGGTCCAACTGCTTGTGGAAAACGGCCAAAACCCCATGCTCGCCTATGTGGGCGTAGCAAACGCAATCTGGCCGGTTTTTGGTCTCACAAGGGTCGATAGGCTTCTTACGGCCATTACGACCTCTCCCTGGCTAGGCTTTCTCCGGGGAGTGGGGTACACGCTCCTGCTGGCGCTCATGGTCGGCTGGTTGACCAGGCGACGTGTGTTCTGGCGCACATGA